The Geminocystis sp. M7585_C2015_104 sequence AGGAGGTGGCCGCCTATGGGGATGCGGAAACAGTGGTAACCGGGATTGTGGGTTGTGCGGGATTACTGCCTACCATTGCCGCCATCAAAGCCAAGAAGGATATCGCCCTGGCTAACAAGGAAACCCTGATTGCCGGAGCCCCAGTTGTGCTACCATTGGTTAGAGAGCATGGGGTAAAATTACTGCCCGCAGATTCCGAACACTCTGCCATTTTCCAATGCTTACAAGGTGTGCCCCCTGGAGGATTAAAAAGGATAATTCTGACTGCATCGGGGGGTGCCTTTCGTGATTTGCCAGTGGAGGCACTCAGGCATGTTACCGTAGCCGATGCCTTAAAACACCCTAACTGGTCCATGGGACAAAAAATCACCATCGATTCTGCTACTCTGATGAATAAGGGATTGGAGGTTATCGAGGCCCACTTTTTGTTTTCCCTAGACTACGACCATATTGATATTCTAATCCATCCCCAGAGTATTGTTCATTCTTTAATCGAATTACAAGATACTTCCGTATTAGCACAACTGGGATGGGCGGATATGCGTCTACCACTGTTGTATGCGTTATCATACCCTAAAAGAATAGCCACCGATTGGAAGCCCCTAGACTTAGTGGCGGTTGGAAGTCTTACCTTTCGTGCACCCGATCATCAGAAGTATCCATGTATGAAATTAGCATACGCAGCAGGAAGGGCGGGAGGGTGTATGCCGGCTGTGTTGAATGCGGCAAATGAGGAGGCGGTAGCATTG is a genomic window containing:
- a CDS encoding 1-deoxy-D-xylulose-5-phosphate reductoisomerase, producing the protein MKPITILGSTGSIGTQTLDIVRNYPSKFRVVGLAAGNNVSLLAEQIKEFKPEIVAIRNPEKLWELKEAIAGVSPQPILLAGKAAIEEVAAYGDAETVVTGIVGCAGLLPTIAAIKAKKDIALANKETLIAGAPVVLPLVREHGVKLLPADSEHSAIFQCLQGVPPGGLKRIILTASGGAFRDLPVEALRHVTVADALKHPNWSMGQKITIDSATLMNKGLEVIEAHFLFSLDYDHIDILIHPQSIVHSLIELQDTSVLAQLGWADMRLPLLYALSYPKRIATDWKPLDLVAVGSLTFRAPDHQKYPCMKLAYAAGRAGGCMPAVLNAANEEAVALFLRERIGFLDIPRLIEEACENFVGQNKSNPSLEEILWADRWARRFVEQQVSVSA